A single region of the Anaerostipes rhamnosivorans genome encodes:
- a CDS encoding cupin domain-containing protein, with amino-acid sequence MYLKNEDVTYETVENARGGKGSIKKTAFLTKKEMKDSSRLFGKIIIPPGCSFGYHVHENEGEAYHILAGYGMYNDNGTEYEVKAGDTTYTMSGCGHGIENIGDTDLEIIALILLDK; translated from the coding sequence ATGTATTTAAAAAACGAAGATGTAACATATGAGACAGTGGAAAATGCCAGGGGAGGAAAAGGATCGATCAAAAAAACTGCCTTTCTGACAAAAAAAGAAATGAAAGACAGCAGCCGTCTTTTCGGTAAAATCATCATCCCTCCTGGATGTTCTTTCGGATACCATGTCCATGAAAATGAAGGTGAAGCATATCATATCTTAGCCGGATACGGTATGTACAATGATAACGGCACTGAGTATGAAGTAAAGGCAGGGGATACTACATATACTATGAGCGGATGCGGACATGGAATAGAAAACATCGGCGACACAGACTTAGAAATCATTGCTTTGATCTTATTAGACAAATAA